A region of uncultured Desulfobacter sp. DNA encodes the following proteins:
- the tssB gene encoding type VI secretion system contractile sheath small subunit → MAKEASVAPKERVNIVYKPATGDAKEEIELPLKVLVMGDFTNAADETILEDRKTINVDKDNFNDVLNSYNIKLDASVKSKLSDEDEDMAVSLKFNAMKDFNPDAIVEQVPELKKLVELRNALKAVKGPLGNVPEFKKKLSALVSDDGARDRILKELGIQE, encoded by the coding sequence ATGGCCAAGGAAGCATCTGTTGCACCAAAGGAGAGGGTTAACATTGTTTATAAACCAGCCACGGGCGATGCCAAGGAAGAGATTGAACTCCCCTTGAAGGTTCTTGTGATGGGTGATTTTACCAATGCTGCGGATGAAACCATTCTTGAGGACAGAAAAACCATCAATGTCGACAAAGATAACTTTAATGATGTTCTCAATTCCTACAACATTAAACTTGACGCCAGCGTTAAGAGCAAATTGTCCGATGAAGACGAGGACATGGCCGTGAGTCTGAAGTTTAATGCCATGAAGGATTTTAATCCCGACGCCATTGTGGAACAGGTCCCTGAACTGAAAAAACTGGTGGAATTGAGAAATGCCCTGAAGGCCGTAAAAGGTCCGCTGGGGAATGTGCCCGAGTTTAAGAAAAAACTCAGCGCGCTTGTTTCCGATGACGGGGCAAGGGACAGGATACTCAAAGAGCTTGGAATCCAAGAATAG
- the tssF gene encoding type VI secretion system baseplate subunit TssF codes for MYNKYYKNELSKLRELAKEFAMAHPATAPMLSSESVDPDVERLLEGTAFLTGHLYHKIDDDFPEIIHGLMDMVYPHYLKPVPSISIITFLPKPALLETIKVPWGTLLSSKEKDGLKCRFQTCFDLDVHPVRIISGKSLVTENSRKIVLSFELAGISLGQWRPEGLSFFLSGSYSKASSLFACFTRFLSHIKISCPKAAHSHVLPTLSLKSMGFDRSNSIFSYPAQSFSGFSLLQEYFFFPQKFLFFNLSGLGSWKNRPDVNRFDIEFEFNDTPFEFPAVSADNFSLSSIPAINYFPFEAEPVVLDHTKEKVKVRPSSKTGSGYQIYSVDRVTGYRQGSVTPIEYSSMDNFRLEGHSGFYYKASRQFSPITNQFEMFLAVSYGKEQTEYRQETLTIDLTCTNGGHAEKLMPGDICEHTSNSPELLNFKNITSPTVSVDPPLEGDTLWRLLSHVSLNLLSLEDAKSLKELLSLYIFQDSRDKAMVTANLKRINSITEFKIEKEDRLIRGMVVRGEKIVISVTKEGFASLGDVVVFGAVIDEFFSRYSSINFYTRLILNETISGESFSWPPRIGNKILK; via the coding sequence TTGTACAATAAATATTACAAGAATGAACTGTCCAAGCTCAGGGAACTTGCAAAAGAGTTTGCCATGGCCCATCCGGCAACGGCGCCCATGCTCAGCAGTGAATCCGTGGACCCGGATGTGGAGCGCCTGCTTGAAGGCACGGCCTTTCTGACCGGCCATCTTTACCATAAAATTGACGATGATTTCCCCGAAATCATCCACGGCCTCATGGACATGGTTTATCCCCATTACCTTAAGCCTGTCCCAAGTATTTCCATCATCACGTTTTTACCAAAACCGGCACTTTTGGAAACCATTAAGGTACCCTGGGGCACATTGCTCTCCTCAAAGGAGAAAGATGGCCTTAAATGCCGGTTTCAAACCTGCTTTGACCTTGACGTGCATCCGGTGAGAATCATATCAGGAAAGAGTCTTGTTACTGAAAACAGCCGCAAAATTGTTCTTAGTTTTGAACTTGCGGGAATTTCCCTGGGCCAGTGGCGTCCGGAGGGGTTATCCTTTTTTCTGTCCGGGTCATATTCGAAGGCTTCCAGTCTTTTTGCCTGTTTTACCCGGTTTCTTTCACATATAAAGATCAGTTGTCCCAAGGCAGCACATTCCCATGTTTTGCCGACACTTTCTCTTAAATCCATGGGATTTGACCGCTCCAACAGTATTTTTTCCTATCCGGCCCAGTCGTTCTCCGGTTTTTCACTGCTCCAGGAGTATTTTTTCTTTCCCCAGAAATTTTTATTTTTTAACCTGTCAGGACTGGGCAGCTGGAAGAATCGTCCGGATGTTAACCGGTTTGATATTGAATTTGAATTCAATGACACGCCGTTTGAATTCCCGGCAGTGTCAGCGGACAATTTTTCTTTGTCTTCCATCCCGGCCATTAACTATTTTCCGTTTGAGGCCGAACCTGTTGTGCTTGACCATACCAAGGAAAAGGTTAAGGTGCGGCCCTCCTCAAAAACAGGTTCCGGATATCAGATTTACAGTGTGGACAGGGTGACCGGGTACCGCCAGGGAAGTGTTACGCCCATTGAGTACTCTTCCATGGATAATTTCAGGCTGGAGGGGCATTCGGGATTTTATTACAAGGCGTCCAGGCAGTTTTCCCCCATCACCAACCAGTTTGAGATGTTTTTAGCCGTAAGCTATGGAAAAGAACAAACCGAGTATCGCCAGGAAACCCTGACCATTGATCTGACCTGTACCAACGGGGGGCATGCAGAAAAGCTTATGCCGGGGGATATCTGTGAACACACCTCCAACTCTCCGGAACTTTTGAATTTTAAAAATATCACATCCCCAACTGTCAGTGTAGATCCTCCCCTGGAAGGTGACACCCTCTGGCGGCTGTTGTCCCATGTTTCCCTTAACCTGCTCTCCCTGGAAGACGCCAAAAGCCTTAAAGAGCTGCTGTCACTTTACATTTTCCAGGACAGCCGGGATAAAGCCATGGTTACGGCAAACCTGAAACGGATCAACAGCATCACAGAATTTAAAATTGAAAAGGAGGATCGGCTGATCCGCGGCATGGTGGTCCGGGGTGAAAAAATAGTTATCTCGGTAACCAAAGAAGGATTTGCATCCTTGGGGGATGTTGTGGTGTTCGGGGCTGTCATCGACGAATTTTTTTCACGATACAGCAGCATCAACTTCTATACGAGATTGATTTTAAATGAAACCATTTCAGGAGAGTCTTTTTCATGGCCGCCGAGGATAGGAAACAAGATTCTCAAATAA
- the tssG gene encoding type VI secretion system baseplate subunit TssG, with protein sequence MAAEDRKQDSQITDLLTERPGAFSFIQALRLLIKEVGLRESCNGGEITRNEILEKLIRIRPELSLTFPGTDMAGVEKLDHEPSRFLINATFLGLYGASSPLPTFYTEDLIEERSEGKSIKRDFIDIINYGIYTLFFRIWSKHRLFYRLCEEQDQDAVNLIYCLLGLENKGVRTRVSNINKFYRYTGLAMQFPRSAEGLVSILEDCFNLKGRVEVNQCTFRTVAIPEDQYALLGKSCCTIGEDLVLGHWVADMSGKFQIVISDADPCTLHALLPDQPLFTQFRQMVDFYVNQPLEWELVIEPVQDLIETVQPGSSSWSSLGWNTWLAPDMAGTGPQRAVTFKAAGY encoded by the coding sequence ATGGCCGCCGAGGATAGGAAACAAGATTCTCAAATAACAGACCTGTTGACGGAAAGGCCGGGCGCCTTTTCCTTTATTCAGGCCCTTCGTCTTCTGATCAAGGAGGTAGGTCTCAGGGAAAGCTGCAACGGCGGTGAAATCACCAGAAACGAAATCCTTGAAAAACTTATCCGGATCAGGCCTGAACTTTCTTTGACCTTTCCGGGCACGGATATGGCCGGGGTTGAGAAGCTTGACCATGAACCTTCCCGGTTTTTGATTAACGCAACCTTTCTTGGCCTTTACGGCGCATCTTCACCTCTGCCTACGTTTTACACCGAGGATCTCATTGAGGAACGCAGCGAAGGCAAAAGCATCAAGCGCGATTTTATCGACATCATTAACTATGGCATTTATACCCTGTTTTTCAGGATTTGGAGCAAGCACCGGCTGTTTTACAGATTGTGCGAAGAACAAGACCAGGACGCCGTTAATCTGATTTACTGCTTGTTGGGGCTTGAAAATAAAGGCGTCCGCACCAGGGTTTCCAATATAAATAAATTTTATCGGTATACCGGCCTTGCCATGCAATTCCCAAGGTCTGCAGAAGGGCTGGTATCCATTCTGGAAGATTGTTTTAACCTGAAAGGCAGAGTTGAGGTCAACCAGTGTACATTCAGAACCGTGGCCATCCCTGAAGATCAGTATGCATTGCTGGGCAAATCCTGCTGCACCATCGGAGAGGATCTGGTGCTTGGTCACTGGGTCGCCGATATGAGCGGAAAATTTCAGATTGTAATTTCAGATGCGGATCCCTGCACCCTGCATGCGTTGCTGCCGGATCAGCCTTTGTTCACCCAGTTCAGGCAGATGGTTGATTTTTATGTGAATCAGCCCCTGGAGTGGGAGCTTGTGATCGAACCGGTCCAGGATTTGATAGAAACTGTTCAGCCGGGCAGTTCAAGCTGGTCCAGCCTTGGATGGAACACCTGGCTTGCCCCTGACATGGCGGGCACTGGCCCCCAAAGGGCCGTAACGTTTAAGGCTGCCGGATATTAA
- the tssC gene encoding type VI secretion system contractile sheath large subunit — translation MPEEKKQESQEQQVSATEEMSLLDEIVQATRLKPEDEGYDTTKQGIQAFIDELLKPERKGMKISKDLIDEMMAGIDAKLSMQVNEILHNQEFQKLESSWRSLKYLVDHTDFRENTRIEILNVSKQDLLDDFEDAPEVVKSGLYKQAYTAEYGQFGGQPYGLMVGNYEFGPGPQDIALLQNIAAVSTMSHAPFISAAGSSFFGLDSFNELPNLKDLSSIFDGPQYAKWQSFRESEDSRNIGLTVPHFLLRLPYGSNTVPTKSFDFNEDVTGGNQNFLWGNAAFAFASRMTESFAKYRWCANIIGPQGGGAVEDLPLYQYESMGSIETKIPTEIMLSERREFELAEEGFIGLTMRKGSDNAAFFSGNSVQKPKKFANTEEGKAAELNYKLGTQLPYNFVVSRLAHYMKVIQRENIGTWKERSELEDELNTWIRQYVSDQEKPGPGVRSRRPLRKAEIEVNDVPGEPGWYQCSLKLQPHFKYMGASFTLSLVGKLDKA, via the coding sequence ATGCCGGAAGAAAAAAAACAGGAATCACAGGAACAGCAGGTTTCCGCAACGGAAGAGATGTCCCTTTTGGATGAGATCGTCCAGGCCACCCGCCTCAAGCCCGAGGACGAGGGGTACGACACCACCAAACAGGGGATTCAGGCCTTTATTGACGAGCTTCTCAAGCCCGAGCGCAAAGGCATGAAAATCAGCAAGGATCTCATTGATGAGATGATGGCCGGTATTGACGCCAAACTGAGCATGCAGGTCAATGAAATTCTGCATAACCAAGAGTTTCAAAAACTGGAATCCTCCTGGCGATCTTTAAAGTATCTGGTGGATCATACGGATTTCAGGGAAAATACCCGCATTGAGATACTCAATGTGTCCAAACAGGATCTTCTTGATGACTTTGAAGATGCACCTGAAGTCGTGAAATCAGGCCTTTATAAACAAGCATATACGGCTGAATACGGCCAGTTCGGCGGCCAACCCTACGGCCTTATGGTGGGAAATTATGAGTTCGGGCCAGGACCCCAGGACATTGCGTTGCTCCAGAATATCGCAGCCGTGTCAACCATGTCCCATGCGCCCTTTATCAGCGCAGCCGGGTCCAGTTTTTTCGGTCTGGACAGTTTTAACGAGCTTCCCAATCTTAAAGATTTAAGTTCCATCTTTGACGGCCCCCAATATGCCAAATGGCAGTCGTTCAGGGAATCCGAAGACTCCCGAAATATCGGTCTGACTGTTCCCCATTTTCTTTTAAGGCTGCCCTACGGATCAAATACGGTTCCCACCAAAAGTTTTGATTTCAATGAGGATGTCACCGGCGGGAATCAAAATTTTCTGTGGGGCAATGCCGCCTTTGCCTTTGCTTCCAGAATGACTGAAAGCTTTGCCAAATACCGGTGGTGCGCCAATATTATCGGTCCCCAGGGGGGCGGTGCTGTTGAGGACCTTCCCTTGTATCAATATGAATCCATGGGAAGTATTGAGACCAAAATCCCCACGGAAATCATGCTTTCGGAAAGACGTGAATTTGAACTTGCCGAGGAGGGGTTTATCGGCCTGACCATGAGAAAGGGCAGTGACAATGCCGCGTTCTTTTCCGGAAATTCCGTACAAAAGCCCAAGAAATTCGCCAATACCGAGGAGGGTAAGGCAGCTGAGCTCAACTATAAGCTGGGCACCCAACTGCCGTACAATTTTGTTGTCTCACGGCTGGCCCATTACATGAAGGTGATCCAGCGGGAGAATATCGGCACATGGAAGGAAAGAAGCGAGCTGGAAGATGAACTCAATACCTGGATCAGGCAATATGTGTCCGACCAGGAGAAACCGGGGCCGGGGGTGCGCAGCCGGCGGCCGTTGAGAAAAGCGGAAATTGAAGTCAATGACGTTCCGGGAGAGCCCGGCTGGTACCAGTGTTCTTTAAAACTGCAGCCCCATTTCAAGTACATGGGGGCATCGTTTACCCTGTCCCTGGTCGGCAAACTTGATAAAGCATAA
- the tssE gene encoding type VI secretion system baseplate subunit TssE yields MPQLTLLERVDALETRLDTSGKTPAEIEIRSILTNLGKLLNTCSGNVRIDLDLGMPNLTEYSEDSITVMMEKINKSIVRLVSRYERRLSGVKVQTQADHGNVLGVYFTLEGFLPRHGELPVFFRGKVNPGGRITISS; encoded by the coding sequence ATGCCTCAACTCACACTGCTTGAGCGGGTTGACGCCCTTGAAACACGGCTTGATACATCCGGTAAAACCCCGGCTGAAATCGAGATCCGATCAATCCTGACCAATCTTGGCAAACTGCTGAACACCTGCAGCGGCAATGTCCGGATTGATCTTGACCTGGGCATGCCCAACCTGACCGAATACTCCGAGGACTCAATCACTGTCATGATGGAGAAGATCAATAAATCCATTGTCCGGCTTGTAAGCAGGTATGAACGGCGGTTGTCCGGGGTCAAGGTGCAAACCCAGGCGGACCATGGCAATGTGCTGGGTGTCTACTTTACCCTGGAAGGCTTTTTGCCCCGCCATGGGGAGCTGCCGGTTTTTTTCAGGGGAAAGGTGAACCCCGGTGGCCGGATTACGATATCAAGCTGA
- the tssD gene encoding type VI secretion system tube protein TssD, with translation MAMTSYIKITGKEQGELKGDCIQAGREELIMVYGFDHKVEIPRDPHSGLPTGQRIHLPYEITINKGKCSPQLFQACCTGEQVDTEHKFFRINDKGKEEHYFTIKLTNAIIVSMQEYNPLTFIEENKPYKDMEKIAMTYESIAWVQEIDGVESEDSWAKPNE, from the coding sequence ATGGCAATGACATCCTATATTAAAATTACCGGAAAAGAGCAGGGGGAGCTTAAGGGCGACTGCATCCAGGCGGGAAGAGAAGAGCTGATTATGGTATACGGGTTCGATCACAAGGTTGAAATCCCCAGAGACCCGCATTCAGGGCTTCCCACAGGACAAAGAATCCATCTGCCCTATGAGATTACCATTAACAAGGGCAAATGCTCTCCACAGCTTTTTCAGGCATGCTGCACCGGTGAGCAGGTGGACACGGAACATAAATTTTTCCGCATCAATGACAAAGGCAAGGAAGAGCACTATTTCACCATTAAGTTGACAAACGCCATTATTGTCAGCATGCAGGAGTACAATCCCCTGACTTTTATCGAGGAAAACAAGCCTTACAAAGATATGGAAAAAATTGCAATGACCTATGAATCAATTGCCTGGGTCCAGGAGATTGATGGGGTTGAGTCTGAGGACTCATGGGCAAAACCCAATGAGTAA
- the tssH gene encoding type VI secretion system ATPase TssH, giving the protein MVNVDTKSLLLHLNDFCTNTLQTGAGLCVSRTHYEVTVEHFILKLTEDSRSDISLIFQQFDIEPGAVQKKIEAALEEFKTGNSGKPVFSPRLLDLFQDGWMVASIELDERKIRSGAILLAILERPLSYISGNYADILKKINKDTLKEQFFAITKGSSEGAAAGEKAASKPGAATARGGESFISRFCNNFTEKASRGGIDPVFGRDEEIRQMIDVLSRRRKNNPICVGEPGVGKTAVVEGLALRIIQDDVPDVLKKVTLLELDMGLLEAGAGMKGEFENRLKGVISEIKAYETPVILFIDEAHTLVGAGGSAGGGDAANLLKPALARGELRTVAATTWGEYKKYFEKDPALARRFQPIKLDEPSVKDTELILRGLKPGYEKTHNVIITEGAIRAAAEFSDRYITGRFLPDKAIDLLDTGCARVKINLSTKPPALEDKERAIQAFERTKASMERDRDNNMGIDGEAYEKIVADIAQYTRDADEIKGNWEKERAAAQAVIGLRESLAKADKQDAAAIEALKAELGQADQALAGIRGENALMQLEVNADVIAQVVSDWTGIPLGKMVKDEAENIVNLEKRLGERVKGQDHALESIAEVIRASKAGIKNPDQPMGVFLLAGPSGVGKTETGLAIADLLFGSEKNSVIINMSEFQESHTVSRLIGSPPGYVGFGEGGMLTEAVRQKPYSVVLLDEVEKAHPDISNLFYQVFDKGVLTDGEGKEISFKNTVIILTSNLATDIIQEMTAEEELVDIAVVTSAIRPMLSEYFKPALLARMTVLPFVSLKPDVLSKIVRLKLNKVKKSLKENNKIELEFTDKVLEQITARCTEVETGARNIDYILNANIFPKISRELLTRMSTGGMPAKIILDVDETDAFKIDFQD; this is encoded by the coding sequence ATGGTGAATGTCGATACAAAATCTTTGCTTCTTCACTTGAATGATTTTTGCACCAACACGCTCCAGACCGGGGCTGGCCTGTGCGTTTCAAGAACACATTATGAAGTGACAGTGGAGCATTTCATCCTCAAGCTGACCGAGGATTCCCGATCGGATATCTCGTTGATTTTCCAGCAGTTTGACATTGAACCCGGTGCTGTCCAAAAAAAGATTGAAGCTGCCCTGGAGGAGTTCAAAACAGGCAATTCAGGCAAACCGGTTTTTTCCCCCAGGCTTTTGGATCTGTTCCAGGACGGCTGGATGGTGGCCTCCATTGAACTTGATGAAAGAAAAATCAGATCCGGGGCGATTCTGCTGGCCATTCTTGAGCGTCCCTTATCCTATATTTCAGGAAATTATGCGGACATTTTAAAGAAAATCAATAAAGATACCTTAAAAGAGCAGTTCTTTGCCATTACCAAAGGATCTTCGGAAGGCGCGGCTGCCGGGGAAAAGGCTGCTTCAAAACCGGGTGCGGCAACTGCCAGGGGCGGGGAGAGTTTTATATCCCGATTCTGCAACAATTTTACCGAAAAAGCCTCCCGGGGCGGCATTGATCCTGTTTTTGGACGGGACGAAGAGATCCGCCAGATGATTGATGTCCTTTCCCGCAGACGAAAGAACAACCCCATCTGCGTCGGCGAGCCCGGGGTGGGTAAAACCGCGGTGGTGGAGGGGCTTGCCCTTCGCATTATCCAGGACGATGTGCCTGATGTGTTAAAGAAGGTCACCTTGCTGGAGCTGGATATGGGGTTGCTGGAAGCAGGGGCAGGCATGAAAGGCGAGTTTGAGAACCGGCTCAAGGGTGTGATCTCCGAGATCAAGGCCTATGAAACCCCGGTGATTTTATTCATTGACGAGGCCCACACCCTGGTCGGTGCCGGCGGCAGTGCAGGGGGCGGGGATGCGGCCAATCTGTTGAAACCCGCCCTTGCGAGGGGTGAGTTAAGAACGGTTGCGGCCACAACCTGGGGTGAATATAAAAAATATTTTGAAAAAGACCCGGCCCTTGCAAGGCGGTTTCAGCCCATTAAGCTTGACGAACCCAGCGTAAAAGACACTGAACTGATTTTAAGGGGTCTTAAACCCGGATATGAAAAGACCCACAATGTCATTATCACCGAAGGGGCCATAAGAGCTGCCGCAGAATTTTCAGACAGGTATATTACAGGCCGTTTCCTGCCGGACAAGGCCATTGATTTGCTGGATACGGGATGTGCCAGGGTAAAAATCAACCTGTCCACCAAACCTCCGGCTCTGGAAGACAAAGAAAGAGCCATCCAGGCCTTTGAGCGGACAAAAGCCTCCATGGAGCGAGACCGGGACAACAATATGGGCATTGACGGCGAGGCTTATGAAAAAATTGTGGCTGACATTGCCCAGTATACCCGGGATGCCGATGAGATCAAGGGAAACTGGGAAAAGGAGAGAGCTGCGGCCCAGGCTGTGATCGGGCTCAGGGAAAGCCTTGCAAAGGCAGATAAGCAAGATGCGGCGGCCATTGAGGCCCTTAAGGCCGAGCTGGGCCAGGCGGATCAGGCCCTTGCCGGCATCCGGGGTGAAAATGCCCTGATGCAGCTGGAAGTCAACGCCGATGTCATTGCCCAGGTGGTGTCGGACTGGACCGGTATTCCTCTGGGAAAAATGGTCAAGGATGAAGCTGAAAACATCGTTAATCTTGAAAAGCGCCTTGGCGAGCGGGTGAAGGGCCAGGACCATGCCCTTGAATCCATTGCAGAGGTGATCCGGGCGTCCAAGGCGGGAATCAAAAATCCGGATCAGCCCATGGGGGTGTTTCTTCTGGCCGGCCCCAGTGGTGTGGGAAAAACAGAGACCGGCCTTGCCATTGCCGATCTGTTGTTCGGCAGTGAGAAAAATTCGGTGATCATCAACATGAGCGAATTCCAGGAAAGCCATACGGTGAGCCGGCTCATCGGATCTCCTCCCGGATATGTAGGGTTTGGGGAAGGCGGAATGCTCACCGAGGCCGTCCGCCAGAAACCCTATTCTGTGGTGCTCCTGGACGAGGTTGAAAAAGCGCATCCGGACATTTCCAACCTGTTTTACCAGGTTTTCGACAAAGGCGTGCTCACGGACGGAGAGGGCAAGGAGATCAGTTTTAAAAATACGGTGATCATTTTAACATCCAACCTTGCCACGGACATTATCCAGGAGATGACGGCAGAGGAAGAGCTGGTGGATATTGCCGTGGTGACATCGGCCATCCGCCCCATGCTGTCCGAATATTTTAAACCGGCTCTGCTGGCCAGGATGACGGTCCTGCCCTTTGTCAGCCTCAAGCCTGATGTCCTGTCCAAGATTGTCCGGCTCAAACTCAACAAGGTGAAAAAGAGCTTAAAGGAAAACAACAAGATTGAACTTGAGTTCACAGATAAGGTTTTAGAACAGATCACGGCCCGGTGCACGGAAGTTGAGACCGGTGCCAGGAACATCGACTATATTTTGAACGCCAATATTTTCCCTAAAATTTCCCGGGAGCTGTTAACCCGGATGAGCACCGGTGGTATGCCGGCCAAAATCATTCTTGACGTGGATGAAACAGACGCATTTAAGATTGATTTTCAGGATTAG
- the tssA gene encoding type VI secretion system protein TssA produces MQLETLGTSPISEDAPAGKDVRYEPDFEALSAEIAKLGSPTAVSAVDWDIVIDLSSRILETQSKHLQVAAYLNYGLIKKSGWDGLSQGVHIFKELLEHFWPTLFPPQKRMKGRVGIVVWWVEKISAYLDGAQGVVWNTEKRSSLMGDLDAIDRFLSENVDDAPLLLPMIRKVSDLIEEDAPVQPEPEPQPDPEPESAPQPEPEPGSRPEPEGPAAPAPVDGPVKPVRAVTPPPSPSPGARAVQETATDPEDLLDQGLDCLGRAANGFRGENIYNPVPYRLSRISAWTDINELPPATGGKTLIEPPDSDIIAGIRSLYDAGSWADLAESCEDKVRQFLFWLDLSRYVSESMEKLGAAQVSRTIDAETRVFVQNLKGIETLAFADGTPFADNATREWIRQISEGPGTASRQTAPGADETRVDVGQAVDQATALIRENKLDEALSLFKASLSRAGSTHEKFLWKTGLLRVLVGSKQTRIAAVYACDILEIIDRYSLDDWEPHLSVEAMSLALTSLRLEEKDENDALIQGLIKRVSLLDPVQALTLV; encoded by the coding sequence ATGCAATTAGAAACCCTGGGTACAAGTCCCATATCAGAAGATGCGCCGGCAGGCAAGGATGTCCGGTATGAGCCTGATTTTGAGGCCCTGTCCGCAGAGATTGCAAAGCTCGGATCTCCCACGGCAGTTTCCGCTGTGGACTGGGACATCGTGATTGACCTGTCTTCCCGGATTCTTGAAACCCAGTCAAAGCATCTGCAGGTGGCGGCATACCTCAATTACGGCCTGATCAAGAAGAGCGGATGGGACGGCTTGAGCCAGGGCGTTCACATTTTTAAGGAGCTTCTGGAACATTTCTGGCCTACGTTGTTTCCTCCCCAAAAAAGAATGAAGGGCAGGGTGGGCATTGTTGTCTGGTGGGTTGAAAAAATAAGCGCGTATCTTGATGGGGCACAAGGTGTCGTCTGGAACACTGAAAAACGCAGCAGTCTGATGGGTGATCTTGATGCCATTGACAGATTTTTGTCTGAAAATGTGGATGATGCGCCTCTTCTTCTTCCCATGATACGAAAGGTTTCAGATCTCATTGAAGAGGACGCGCCGGTTCAACCTGAACCTGAGCCTCAACCAGATCCGGAACCGGAATCTGCCCCCCAACCTGAGCCGGAGCCAGGCTCCAGGCCTGAACCCGAAGGACCTGCCGCACCGGCGCCGGTTGATGGACCCGTGAAGCCTGTCCGGGCGGTGACGCCACCTCCTTCACCATCCCCTGGGGCCCGGGCAGTACAGGAAACAGCAACTGATCCCGAAGATCTGCTGGATCAGGGGTTAGACTGCCTTGGCAGGGCTGCCAACGGCTTTAGGGGTGAAAACATATATAATCCTGTGCCCTACCGGCTGAGCCGGATTTCGGCCTGGACCGATATTAACGAACTGCCGCCGGCAACAGGCGGAAAGACTTTGATAGAGCCGCCGGACAGTGACATTATCGCCGGCATTAGAAGCCTTTATGATGCAGGCAGCTGGGCCGATCTTGCTGAATCCTGCGAAGACAAGGTCAGGCAGTTCCTTTTCTGGCTGGATTTAAGCCGGTATGTGTCTGAAAGCATGGAAAAACTTGGTGCCGCCCAAGTGTCAAGAACCATTGACGCCGAGACACGCGTTTTTGTTCAAAATCTTAAAGGGATTGAAACCCTGGCTTTTGCCGACGGTACCCCCTTTGCCGACAACGCCACCCGTGAGTGGATCAGGCAGATCAGTGAAGGCCCCGGCACTGCAAGCCGTCAGACCGCACCTGGTGCTGATGAAACCCGGGTTGACGTGGGCCAAGCCGTGGACCAGGCAACCGCATTGATCCGGGAAAACAAACTGGATGAGGCGTTGTCTCTTTTTAAAGCGAGCTTAAGCCGTGCCGGATCCACGCATGAAAAATTTTTATGGAAGACAGGTCTGTTACGGGTGCTTGTCGGGTCCAAACAGACCAGAATCGCTGCTGTTTACGCCTGCGATATTCTTGAAATTATTGACAGGTACAGTCTTGACGATTGGGAGCCCCACCTTTCGGTTGAGGCCATGTCCCTTGCCCTGACAAGTTTAAGGCTTGAAGAAAAAGATGAAAATGACGCCCTGATACAGGGGCTTATAAAAAGGGTATCCCTGCTTGACCCGGTTCAGGCACTGACTTTAGTCTGA